One region of Edaphobacter bradus genomic DNA includes:
- a CDS encoding glycosyltransferase family 39 protein: protein MLPLAAEQKAAPSMATGTGDRLILVAIAAAFALFHILTNGRYGFHRDELQFLSDARHLDWGFVAYPPFTPFVESVSMHLFGRSLIGLRLASVLAQAGVVIVSGLMARDLGGNRLAQVTTALAVGLSPLPIFEATEFQYTSFGIFWWVLAAWFTIRLLKTENPRWWLAIGAALGFGLLTKYAIAFFIAGLLAGLVLTRTRRYFTSPWFWGGVSIALLLFSPNLIWLARHDLISYHFLQHIHARDVAEGRAEGFLKGQFLGNVNLFAAPVWVLGLIAFFADRHYRMLAWMYMVPLFLFWAGKGRFYYVAEAYPPLVAMGAVTAERWLARRRAWQRITVETVFFTGLFAVGAYITAMLVPVASSGPLRDFALDKSPDLREEIGWEELVRTVASIRDSLPPDQQAHLGITVGNYGEQGAIEILGPAHHLPPPISTTNSAWLRGYPSPPPTTIIALGISQKQADTIFTGCRLAGHNGNSEGVKNEESKYHPDIFVCGPPRKPWPVLWKEHQDFG from the coding sequence ATGCTTCCTCTCGCCGCCGAACAGAAAGCTGCGCCTTCTATGGCAACCGGCACCGGTGACCGGTTGATCCTCGTCGCCATCGCCGCCGCCTTTGCGCTTTTTCACATCCTCACCAACGGCCGCTACGGCTTTCACCGCGATGAACTGCAGTTTCTGAGCGATGCACGCCACCTCGACTGGGGATTCGTAGCATATCCTCCATTCACGCCCTTCGTTGAGAGCGTCAGCATGCACCTCTTCGGACGTTCGCTCATCGGCCTCCGCCTCGCTTCAGTGCTCGCGCAAGCCGGTGTCGTCATCGTCTCCGGCCTCATGGCGCGCGACCTTGGCGGCAATCGCCTCGCGCAAGTCACTACCGCCCTCGCCGTCGGCTTGTCGCCGCTCCCTATCTTCGAAGCCACAGAATTTCAATACACTTCGTTTGGCATTTTCTGGTGGGTTCTGGCCGCGTGGTTCACGATCCGCCTGCTGAAGACCGAGAATCCGCGCTGGTGGCTTGCTATCGGCGCCGCACTCGGATTTGGCCTGCTTACCAAGTATGCGATTGCATTTTTCATCGCGGGACTGCTCGCCGGCCTCGTCCTCACTCGTACGCGCAGATACTTCACGTCGCCGTGGTTCTGGGGCGGCGTGAGCATTGCGTTGCTCCTCTTTTCTCCCAATCTGATCTGGCTTGCGCGACACGACCTCATCTCCTATCACTTCCTGCAGCACATTCACGCGCGCGACGTCGCCGAAGGCCGCGCCGAGGGCTTCCTGAAAGGCCAGTTCCTCGGTAACGTCAACCTGTTCGCCGCGCCCGTGTGGGTCCTCGGACTCATTGCGTTCTTCGCCGATCGTCACTACCGCATGCTGGCCTGGATGTACATGGTTCCTCTTTTTCTCTTCTGGGCGGGCAAAGGCCGGTTCTACTACGTTGCCGAGGCCTACCCTCCGCTGGTCGCGATGGGCGCGGTCACCGCTGAGCGCTGGCTGGCTCGACGCAGAGCGTGGCAGCGCATCACTGTAGAGACCGTCTTCTTCACGGGGCTCTTCGCTGTTGGTGCTTACATCACTGCGATGCTCGTCCCGGTCGCGTCCAGCGGCCCGTTGCGCGACTTCGCTCTGGATAAAAGCCCCGACTTGCGCGAAGAGATCGGCTGGGAAGAACTGGTGCGCACCGTCGCATCGATTCGCGATTCCCTACCCCCGGATCAGCAGGCTCATCTCGGCATCACCGTCGGCAACTACGGCGAGCAGGGCGCAATCGAAATTCTCGGCCCGGCTCACCACCTCCCGCCGCCCATCAGCACCACCAACTCCGCATGGCTGCGCGGCTATCCCAGCCCGCCGCCCACCACAATCATCGCCTTAGGCATCAGTCAAAAACAGGCTGACACCATCTTTACCGGCTGCCGCCTCGCCGGCCATAACGGCAACAGTGAAGGCGTGAAGAACGAAGAAAGCAAATACCACCCCGATATCTTCGTCTGCGGGCCACCGAGAAAACCGTGGCCAGTTTTGTGGAAAGAGCATCAGGACTTCGGTTGA
- a CDS encoding sulfite oxidase, translating into MALFIVRHHHEPNRCPATDPYMGATLLNYLSRPNVRKHGVSIQGEAIVRGEHTLYMIVESSDEAHVREFMQPFTMAGSLDVYPAATCASVVASGGCAAAMPGIDAAVPAMDPEEACQQAIDGGLVVHRAHPLNAETSIPALIGSVVMPNPRFYVRNHFQIPRLDQSSWRLKVGGLVERPQSLSLRDLVKIPTQSSFVTLECAGNGRSMLDPRVDGEQWDLGAVSTAEWTGVPLVEVLDRAGVKAGAIEVVFRGADSGKLDANSETIRFERSLSIDDARESEALLAYAMSGEPLPIQHGYPLRLIVPNWYGMASVKWLTEIDVISEPFRGHYQTEAYCFEWQRGGQLVREPVSLQRVRSLITEPEPNTEVEQGELPVRGVAWSGAAPIARVEVSIGGGPWQDAHLISERKRHSWQGWELLARLEQRGSTVISARATDMAGRTQPDLPEWNRLGYGNNAIQKIRVDVR; encoded by the coding sequence ATGGCTCTCTTCATTGTCCGTCACCATCACGAGCCGAATCGCTGTCCTGCCACTGATCCGTATATGGGAGCGACCCTCCTTAATTACCTGAGCCGCCCCAACGTTCGTAAGCACGGAGTCAGTATCCAGGGCGAAGCCATCGTCCGTGGCGAGCACACGCTGTACATGATCGTCGAATCGAGCGACGAGGCTCATGTACGAGAGTTCATGCAGCCTTTCACGATGGCAGGCAGCCTCGACGTCTACCCGGCAGCGACGTGTGCCAGTGTGGTGGCGAGCGGCGGCTGCGCAGCTGCGATGCCAGGCATCGATGCAGCCGTGCCCGCAATGGACCCGGAGGAAGCTTGCCAGCAGGCAATCGACGGAGGATTGGTCGTTCACCGTGCTCATCCGCTCAACGCCGAGACCTCCATTCCCGCATTGATCGGCAGCGTCGTCATGCCGAATCCGCGATTCTATGTTCGTAACCACTTTCAGATCCCCAGGCTAGACCAGTCAAGCTGGCGCCTAAAGGTGGGTGGCCTGGTCGAACGCCCCCAGAGCCTCAGTTTGCGCGACCTTGTGAAAATACCCACGCAGAGCTCGTTCGTCACATTGGAGTGCGCTGGAAATGGCCGCTCAATGCTGGATCCGCGTGTGGATGGAGAACAATGGGACTTAGGAGCAGTGAGCACAGCCGAATGGACGGGCGTGCCGCTCGTGGAGGTTCTTGACCGGGCGGGCGTAAAAGCAGGCGCGATAGAGGTGGTGTTTCGTGGCGCTGACAGCGGCAAGCTTGATGCCAATAGCGAAACAATTCGCTTCGAACGCAGCCTGAGCATAGACGACGCCCGCGAATCTGAGGCGCTGCTTGCCTACGCCATGAGCGGAGAGCCGCTCCCTATCCAGCATGGCTATCCGCTCAGGCTCATCGTTCCCAATTGGTATGGGATGGCGTCGGTGAAATGGCTCACCGAGATTGATGTGATCAGCGAGCCGTTTAGGGGTCATTACCAGACCGAGGCTTACTGCTTTGAGTGGCAGCGCGGCGGGCAATTAGTGAGAGAGCCGGTGTCGCTGCAACGAGTGCGGAGCCTGATCACCGAGCCGGAGCCGAACACCGAGGTTGAGCAGGGCGAGTTGCCTGTTCGCGGTGTCGCATGGTCCGGAGCGGCACCTATCGCCCGGGTCGAAGTCAGCATTGGCGGTGGTCCCTGGCAGGACGCCCACTTAATAAGCGAACGGAAGCGGCACAGCTGGCAGGGCTGGGAGCTTCTCGCGCGGCTTGAGCAGCGGGGTTCCACAGTGATTTCCGCCCGGGCGACAGATATGGCGGGCCGAACACAGCCCGACTTGCCAGAGTGGAATCGTCTCGGCTATGGGAACAATGCCATTCAGAAAATCCGTGTCGATGTCCGGTAG
- a CDS encoding M20/M25/M40 family metallo-hydrolase: MSFARTFARWSCCSAAIAGLAIPSVAADKKEAIETAPSYYGTQPATESIDLTMYARIREEGFKHSHVMDFADALTNGIGPRLTGSPNMARANDWTKETLTKIGLTNAHLEDWGEFGMGWQQINTWGRMITPDPEPLWLQAAPWSPATNGPVTGEAVYINIQDAKELDKYKGKLKGKIVLFGALRTTPDITDPLFHRYTDEQLAEMEKYPVSDGQGVPNLQQMIADRARLQQLRTAAMKMMTEEGVAAIITPSRDGRNGGGAGIIFDDNGANLARSAQVKENAVTIPNAVMMIEHYNRVARLLENHVPVTVELNIETKFTGDHEHGFDTVAEIPGNDPKLKDQVVMVGGHLDSWISGTGATDNGAGSVVAMEAVRILKALGVKPRRTIRIALWSGEEQGLFGSQGYVKQHFGTFAEPEHPDPASMPAFMRRRGKLTTTKEWETLDAYYNLDNGTGKVRGVYTQENYAIGPIFAQWIAPLKDLGVTTVSYRNTGGTDHLSFDAVGLPGFQYIQDPMDYETRTHHSDMDSYDRLHAADLEQAAVIEAIFLYNTSEREAMMPRKPFPHPELDQQKSQPVPGMYPNAAAPEAK, translated from the coding sequence ATGTCATTCGCACGCACCTTTGCGCGCTGGAGCTGTTGTTCGGCTGCCATCGCAGGCCTTGCTATTCCATCCGTCGCCGCCGATAAGAAGGAGGCAATCGAGACGGCGCCCTCGTACTACGGCACACAGCCCGCTACGGAAAGCATCGATCTGACGATGTACGCGCGGATTCGCGAGGAGGGGTTCAAGCACTCGCACGTGATGGACTTTGCCGACGCGCTGACGAACGGCATCGGGCCGCGGCTTACGGGCTCACCGAACATGGCCAGGGCCAACGACTGGACGAAGGAGACGCTGACAAAGATTGGCCTCACGAATGCGCACCTTGAGGACTGGGGCGAGTTCGGCATGGGCTGGCAGCAGATCAACACGTGGGGACGAATGATCACTCCCGACCCAGAGCCGCTGTGGCTGCAGGCCGCTCCCTGGTCTCCAGCGACCAATGGACCGGTCACGGGCGAGGCGGTCTATATCAACATCCAGGACGCGAAGGAACTCGACAAATACAAGGGCAAGCTGAAGGGCAAGATTGTGCTCTTCGGCGCGCTGCGCACGACGCCTGACATCACCGATCCGCTCTTCCATCGCTACACCGACGAACAGCTGGCGGAGATGGAGAAGTACCCGGTGAGCGACGGGCAAGGTGTTCCGAATCTGCAGCAGATGATCGCTGACCGCGCGCGGCTGCAGCAGCTTCGCACGGCGGCAATGAAGATGATGACGGAAGAGGGAGTGGCCGCAATCATCACTCCCTCGCGCGATGGCCGCAACGGCGGCGGCGCGGGAATCATCTTCGACGACAACGGCGCGAACCTTGCCCGCAGTGCACAGGTGAAGGAGAACGCAGTCACGATTCCCAACGCCGTGATGATGATCGAGCACTACAACCGGGTGGCGCGGCTGCTGGAGAACCACGTTCCGGTAACGGTGGAGCTGAACATTGAGACGAAGTTCACGGGCGACCACGAGCACGGATTCGATACCGTGGCCGAGATTCCGGGGAACGATCCGAAGCTGAAGGACCAGGTGGTGATGGTGGGGGGCCACCTCGATAGCTGGATCTCCGGCACGGGTGCGACGGACAACGGCGCGGGCTCGGTTGTCGCGATGGAGGCAGTCCGGATCCTGAAGGCGCTGGGGGTGAAGCCGCGGCGCACGATTCGCATCGCGCTGTGGTCGGGCGAGGAGCAGGGGCTGTTCGGTTCGCAGGGCTACGTGAAGCAGCACTTCGGCACCTTTGCCGAGCCGGAGCATCCCGATCCGGCGAGCATGCCCGCCTTCATGCGTCGGCGCGGAAAGCTGACGACGACGAAGGAGTGGGAGACGCTCGACGCCTACTACAACCTCGACAACGGCACGGGCAAGGTCCGCGGCGTGTACACGCAGGAGAACTACGCCATCGGACCGATCTTCGCGCAGTGGATCGCTCCGCTGAAGGACCTGGGCGTGACGACGGTCAGCTACCGCAACACGGGCGGGACCGATCATCTCTCCTTCGATGCAGTTGGTCTGCCGGGCTTCCAGTACATCCAGGACCCGATGGACTACGAGACCCGCACGCATCACTCGGACATGGACAGCTATGACCGGCTGCATGCGGCGGACCTCGAACAGGCTGCGGTGATCGAGGCGATCTTCCTCTACAACACGAGCGAGCGCGAGGCGATGATGCCGCGCAAGCCGTTCCCGCATCCGGAGCTCGATCAGCAGAAGAGCCAGCCGGTTCCTGGGATGTATCCGAACGCGGCTGCGCCTGAGGCGAAGTAG
- a CDS encoding class I SAM-dependent methyltransferase, translating into MEHARPSRTALRVAMRRAAHQIYDAQPLVFPDPIAVPILGNAYLPEVERTATKLHKPFSVALRAFLVARSRYAEDMLARAVADGATQYVLLGAGLDTFAHRNPHPDLHVFEVDHPATQQWKRELLEGGNLPTPQGLTYAPIDFEHQTLPAQLLAAGFDPHARTFFAWLGVVPYLTHAAFRATLDFIAKSPAGSGVVMDYSQPRSALPFFEQLAHDSLASRVQLAGEPFQLFFTPEEIALELTAFRGIEDLGTPELNARYFSKRTDNLKLLGSAGRLLSAWT; encoded by the coding sequence ATGGAGCATGCACGTCCATCCCGCACCGCGCTGCGCGTAGCAATGCGCCGCGCCGCGCACCAGATCTACGACGCACAGCCGCTCGTCTTCCCCGACCCCATCGCCGTCCCCATCCTCGGTAACGCGTACCTCCCCGAGGTCGAGCGTACGGCGACCAAGCTGCACAAGCCCTTCTCCGTCGCCCTCCGCGCCTTCCTCGTAGCGCGCAGCCGCTACGCCGAGGACATGCTCGCCCGCGCCGTCGCCGACGGAGCCACGCAGTACGTCCTGCTTGGAGCCGGACTCGACACGTTCGCGCACCGCAACCCTCACCCAGACCTGCACGTCTTCGAGGTCGACCATCCCGCTACGCAGCAGTGGAAGCGAGAGCTTCTCGAAGGCGGCAACCTTCCCACGCCGCAGGGCCTCACCTACGCACCCATCGACTTCGAGCACCAGACGCTCCCAGCGCAACTCCTCGCTGCGGGCTTCGACCCACACGCCCGCACCTTCTTCGCCTGGCTCGGAGTCGTCCCCTACCTCACGCATGCGGCCTTCCGTGCGACACTCGATTTCATCGCAAAGTCCCCTGCAGGCAGCGGCGTCGTAATGGACTACAGCCAGCCGCGCTCCGCGCTTCCCTTCTTCGAGCAGCTCGCGCACGACTCTCTCGCCTCGCGCGTCCAGCTCGCCGGTGAGCCGTTCCAGCTCTTCTTCACCCCCGAAGAGATCGCCCTCGAACTCACCGCCTTCCGCGGCATCGAAGACCTCGGCACGCCGGAGCTCAACGCCCGCTACTTCTCGAAGCGCACCGACAACCTCAAGCTCCTCGGCTCCGCCGGCCGCCTCCTCAGTGCGTGGACTTAG